The following DNA comes from Allobranchiibius huperziae.
CACCCGCCTGCGCGAGCGCGCGCACCGACTCCTCGGTCACGCCGCCAGAGACCTCGACCGTCACCGGAGCGGGGTGGTCCCTGATCAGGGCGGCCCCCTCGGCGATCAGGTCCGGGCCCATGTTGTCCAGCAGCACGGCGTGCACCACGGGTGCGCGACCGGATCGCAACCGGGCCGCGTCGAAGGCCAGCACCTGGCGCAACTGGTCGAGGTCGTCGACCTCGATCTCCACGCGGGTGAGGTGACCGGCGTGCTCGGCCAGCCGCCGCAGCACCTGTGTCAGGCCACCGCCTAGTCCGATGTGGTTGTCCTTGACCAGGATCGCGTCGAAGAGCCCGAACCGGTGGTTGATGCCGCCGCCGTCGCGCACCGCCTGCTTCTGCAGTGCCCGCAGACCGGGCGTCGTCTTGCGGGTGTCGGCGATCCGCGCCCCGGTGCCGTCGAGCAGGCGCACCAGGCCGGCCGTGCGGGTGGCGATGCCGCTCAGATGGGACAGCAGGTTGAGTCCGACGCGCTCGCCGGTCAGGATCGAGCAGGCGCTGCCGCGCACCGTGGCGACGACCTGTCCCGGTGCGACCTCCGCGCCGTCCTTCGCGCTCCACTCGACCTGCAGCTGGGGATCGACGAGATCGAATGCCGTGTCGACGCACCGTGATCCGGACAGCAAGCCCCGTTGGCGTGCGACGACGTACGCCGTGCCGACGGCGTCCACCGGCACCGTTGCCTGCGTGGTGATGTCGCCGACCCCGCCGAGGTCCTCCTGGAGCGCGCGCCGGATCAGCTCGACGAGGGCGAGGTCGGTGCTCACGCTGCGCTCCCTGCGGCGGTGGTGTCGACCCGTCGGTGGGCGCCGACGCTGCGCGGGTCGGCCAGCGCGGAGCGGGCGATGAGCCACCCGACGTACGCCGCGTCGTCCTGGGTCCACGCGTCGAGCCGGTCGACGGCCTCGCGCAGGTCGTGCGCGGTGCGCAGCACCCCGCAGCTGCTCTCCAGCACCTGCCGCACCTCGTCCAGCGCGGGGCCGGGAGCCTCGCCCGCTGCGCGCAGGCTCTCACGATCGGCGGCGGGCACGTCGCCACCGGCGCGCCAGGTGTCACCGATCAGATCGGCGGCAGCGGCTTCACCGCTCACGACCGCTTCGAGCAGCGAGTTGGATGCCAGCCGGTTGCCGCCGTGCAGACCGGTGCGCGCCACTTCACCGACCGCCCAGAGGCCGGGGACGCTGGTGCGCGACCGTGCGTCGACGGTGACCCCGCCCATCGCGTAGTGCACCGCGGGTGCGACGGGCAGGAGGTCGGAGGCAAGGTCCAGGCCCGCTGCGGACACCAGGTCCGCCACCGCCGGGAAGCGCGTCAGCACGTCGGGCACGTCGCGCGCGTCCAGCACCACACGCCGACCGGACTGGGCCTGCGCCCAGACCGCGGCCGCGACCACGTCGCGCGGCTGCAGCTCGTCGACGAAGCGGGAACCGTCGGCGAGCAGCGCGGCGCCTGCGCCCCGCAGCGCCTCGGTCAGCAGCGGCATGGGGTCGAGTCCGACGTCGAGGGCTGTCGGGTGGAACTGCACGAAGTGCAGATCGTCGGTGCGGGCGCCGACCCGGGACGCCATCGCGATGCCCTGGCCGAGTGCCGTCCGCGGATTGGTCGTGTGCGCGAAGAGCCCGCCGAGACCGCCGGTCGCGAGGACGATCCGGTCCGTGTCGATCGTCACCTCGGCGCCGGAGGCCGACCTGAGCACGAGACCGGCGATCTTTCCGGCGCTGTCGGTCAGCAGTCGGCGGGCGTGCAGTCCGGTGTGGATCTCGACGCTGTCGAGAGTGGCCACGTGGCCGGCCACCGTGCGGGTGATCGCGGCGCCGCTGCGGTCGCCGGCATGCGCGATGCGCCGCCGCGAGTGGCCACCCTCGAGCGCGAGGTCCAGTGCCTGGTCGGCGGCGAGGTCGAACGGCACTCCCAGCGCGTGCAGGCGGCGTACGACGTCCGGCGCGGCTGCCGTGATCCGGGCGATCGTGCCCGCGTCGCCGAGGTCGGCCCCGGCGCGCCGGGTGTCGACGGCGTGCAGCTCGGGGGAGTCGTCCTCGCCGATGGCTGCCGCGATCCCGCCCTGCGCCCACATGCTCGCCGCGCCGGCGGTGAGGTCGTCCGGCGTCACCAGGATGCAGCGCTCCGGTGCGAGCGCCCGGGCAACCGTGAGTCCGGCCAGCCCGGAACCGACGACGACCGGTGTGCTGTCTGTCGATGTGCCCATCACGACACCGCGAGCATGCGCTCGATCGAGAGCCGCGCGGCGTCCGCCAGTGACGGCTCGACGGTGATCTCGTGGCGGCCGTGCTCCAGGGACGCGCGGATGGCGCCCAGGGTGTTGCGCTTCATGTGCGGGCACAGGTTGCACGGACGCACGAAGTCGATGTCCGGGTGGCCCGCAGCGACGTTGTCCGACATCGAACACTCGGTGATGAGAGCGACTTTCGCCGGACGGTGCTGCTCGACGTACGCCTGCATGTCGGCTGTCGAGCCGGCGTAGTCCGCGGCCTGCACCACGTCGGGCGGGCATTCGGGGTGGGCGAGGACGACGACGTCCTCGTTGCCCTGTCGGATCTCGGCGATGTCCAGCGGCGTGAACCGCTCGTGCACCTCGCACGCTCCGGGGTGGGTGATGACCTCGACGCCGGTGCGCGCGGCGATGTTCCGCGCGAGGTACTGGTCCGGGATCATGATCACCTTGTCGACCCCGAGCGACTCGATGACCCGCACGGCGTTGCCGGAGGTGCAGCAGATATCGCTCTCGGCCTTGATCGCGGCCGAGGTGTTGACGTAGGTGACCACGGGGACGCCGGGGTGCTCCGCCCGCAGCGCGCGCACCTGCTCGGGCGTGATGCTCTCCGCCAGCGAGCACCCGGATCGCAGGTCCGGGAGCAGCACCCGCTTGGCCGGGTTCAGCAGCTTCGCGGTCTCGGCCATGAAGTGCACGCCCGCCAGCACGATGGTGCCCGCGCGTACGTGCTGTGCCTCGCGCGCCAGGGCCAGGGAGTCGCCGACGATGTCCGCGACACCGTGGTAGATCTCCGGCGTCATGTAGTTGTGCGCCAGGATCACCGCGTCGTGCTCGACCTTGAGGCGCTCGATCGCCTCGATGTCGGGCTCGAACGTCGCCCACTCGACCTCGGGGATGACGTGCCGCACCTTCTCGTACGTCGCTGTGGTCATCTCGGTGCCTTTCGCAGTCACGATGCGGGAGTAATGCTCCCAGTGAGTAAATGCTGAGAGTGAGCATAACACTCGAACTCGACAACCTCCGCTGAGCGCCTCTTACCGCCCGCGGGGGATCGGCAGCTTCGTCCCCACCTGCGCCCGCTCCGCGAACACCTCGCGCCGGAAGCGGTAGCGGCGCGCGGGCCGCCCGCCTGTCCCGTGGCTGAGGTCGCCGGTGGGCTCGACCAGCTGGTGCTGCTGTTCGACCAGCCGGCGGAAGTTCTGCTTGTGCACGTCCTGCCCGGCGATGGCCTCCACGACGTCCTGCAGCTGCCCGAGGGTGAACGTCGGCGGCATCAGCTCGAAAACCACCGGCCGGTACTGCAGGGCCGATCGCAATCGGGACAGCCCCGTCGCGACGATGCGGCGGTGATCGTGCAGCATCGCGACACCGGATTGCGCCCGCACCTGCTTCGCGCGCGGCGACTCGGCCACGATGCCTGCCTCCCAGAGCAGTTCGTACCGCTGCAGCGCCAGCTCGGGACGCCACGGCATCGAGCCGGTCCCGAAGAGGTGCTCGCGGCGTTCCTCGCGCGCCTCCCGCGCGGCACCTCGCACACCGCGCACCCACCGCGCCAGGTCGTCGACGAGCGCCTGGTCGGTGCCGACCGAGCGACGGTCCTCCCAGGGCAGCAACGTGTAGGCGCCCGCCCACTCGGCGGCGGTGGTGTCGGCGCGGGTCAGGCCGAGATAGGAGATCGAGATGACCCGCCCGGTGCCGTCACCGCGTCCGAGGTCCGCGAACGTGTACAGCTGCTCGACGTAGCCCAGCGTGTGCCCGGTCTGCTCGGCGGCGAAGACGCGCACGCCCTCCTGCAGAGAGTCGTGGTCGGCCCGCAGCTCCCCGGCGGGCAGTTGCAGCGGGTCGCCGGAGGCGAGCACCGCCGGCCCGTCCTCGCCCACGGAGGCCACGACGGCGACCAGCTCCGCGCGGAACCCCACGGCAGGGCGACCAGAGGAGCTCATGGCGACGGCACGGTGACGAAGTCGATGAGTTCCTCGACCCGGCCGAGCAGCTCCGGCTGGAGGTCGGCGTAGGTGCGCACGGTCGCGAGGATCTGCTTCCACCCGCGCGCGACGTCGGCCTGGGATTCGTGCGGCCAGCCGAGCTCGGCGAGGATCCCGTGCTTCCAGGACCGGCCGCGGGGGATCACCGGCCACTGCTGCCAGCCCAGCCGCTCGGGACGCACCGACTGCCACACGTCGATGTACGGGTGGCCGACGACGAGGACGTGCTCTCCGGCGTACGGCGACGCCATCGCCCCCGCGACGATCCGGGCCTCCTTGGTGCCGGGGACCAGATGATCGACGAGCACGCCCATCCGGCGCCGAGCGGTCGGCTTGAAGTCGCGGATCACCGACGTCAGGTCGTCGACGCCCTCGAGCAGATCGACCACGACCCCCTCGATCCGCAGGTCGTCGCCCCAGACCTTCTCCACCAGCTCCGCGTCGTGGCGGCCCTCGACGAAGATGCGCGATCCGGCGGCGACGCGAGCCGTGACGCCGGCCACCGCACGGGAGCCGCTGGCGGTCCTGGTGGTGGCCTTGCGGGCGGCGTCGATCGCGGTGGTGTCCTTCACCGCCACCAGCTCCACGGGTCTGCCGTCCAGCAGGAACCCCGGACCGAGCGGGAACGCCTTGCTGCGTCCGCGCCGGTCCTCCAGGTGCACGACGTGCATCCCGCCGGCCTTCTCCACGCGGGTGATGGCCCCGCACCAGCCGGTCTCGACGTCCTCGACGACGACGCCGACCTCGGCCGGGAGGGATACCGACCGACCGCGGCGGGGCGCGCGCCAGTCACCGGAGAGCACGTCGGCGCCGTAGCGGTCTGGGGTCACGGCACGAGGGTAGGGGCCCCTGGCCGAGGCCGGGAGGGAGGACAGGCGCAGCGCCGTGGAGCACGTAGACTTGGCACTCGACGAAGTGGAGTGCCAGCCGACACCGACTCGGGAGGTGACATGAGCGAAGAACGCCGTCAGCACGTCCTGCGCGCGATCGTGCAGGACTACGTCGCGACGTCCGAACCCGTGGGTTCCAAGGCGCTGCTCGACCGTCACCGCCTCGGGGTGAGCGCCGCCACCGTCCGCAACGACATGGCCGTCCTGGAGGAAGAGGGGCTGATCACCGCCCCGCACACCTCCGCCGGCCGGGTGCCCACCGACGCCGGCTACCGCGCGTTCGTCGACCGACTGAACGAGATCAAGCCGATGTCCCGGGCGGAGCGCGCCGCAGTGCAGACCTTTCTCGCACAGGCCGTCGATCTCGACGACGTGGTGGATCGCACGGTACGACTGATGTCGTCACTGACCAACCAGGTCGCCGTGATGCAGTACCCCTCGCTCAACCCCGCGACGATCCGGCACACCGAGCTGGTCTCCCTCGACGGCGACCGCCTGATGGCCGTGGTGATCCTGTCCAACGGGCGGGTCGAGCAGCGCATCGTGCAGGTGGACGTCGACCTGGTCACCGAGGCCCGTCAGCAGTTGCTGCGGACCCTGCGCGATCGGGTCAACGAGGCCGTCGCCGGCGCGACCTGGTCCGAGGGCATTCGTCTGTTGCCGGCGGTCATCGACCGCATCGCCCCCGAGCACCGCGAGACCGCGGGTCTGGTGATCGCCGTTCTGGCCGACGCCCTGGCCCAGCAGCGGGAGGAGCGGGTCGCGCTGGCGGGCACCGCTCACCTGGCCCGCTCCGTCAGCGACTTCCCGATGACGATCGGCCCCGTGCTCGAAGCGCTGGAAGAACATGTGGTCCTGCTGCGTTTACTCGGACAGATGAGTCAGACGAGCAGCGCGTCCGGCGATTCGGTGGCCGTGCGCATCGGCGCCGAGAACACCGTCGACGGACTGCGCGGCGCTTCGGTGGTCAGTTCCACCTACGGAGCGGATTCGACCGCCGGGCTCGGCGTCCTCGGTCCGACCCGGATGGACTACCCCAGCACGATGGCGGCCGTTCGAGCGGTCGCGCGCTACGTGTCCGAGATTCTCGACCAACGCTGACCGCCGGTTCGCTACCGGTCATGTACTGCTTGAAGACGACCAGCTGACAAGGATTTTCGTGAACGACTACTACTCCGTCCTCGGCGTCTCACGGGACGCCAGCCCGGAAGAGATCAAGCGCGCCTACCGCCGCCTCGCCCGCAAGCTCCACCCGGACGTCAACCCCGGTGACGAGGCGTCCGAGGAGTTCAAGGCCGTCTCCCAGGCGTACGACGTGCTGTCGGACCCCGCGAAGAAGTCGTCGTACGACATGGGTCAGGACCCGTACGGCGGCCAGGGTGCTGCCGGCTTCGGCCAGGGATTCTCCTTCAGCGACATCATGGACGCGTTCTTCGGCGGCACGGCTGCCGGCGGTGGCGGCCCGCGCTCGCGCGCCCAACGCGGCCAGGACGCGCTCATCCCCGTCGACGTGGACCTGCGGACCGCGGTCTTCGGCAGCGAGGAGGACATCACCTTCGACACGGCGGCGGTCTGTCACACGTGTGAGGGAAGCGGCGCCCGCGCCGGCACCGGCAAGCGCACCTGCGACGTGTGCCACGGCGCCGGCCAGGTGCAGCAGGTGCAGCGCTCCTTCCTCGGTCAGGTCATGACGACCCGCCCCTGCGCCGCGTGCCGCGGTTTCGGTGAGGTCATCACCGACCCGTGCTTCGAGTGCTCCGGCGAGGGCCGGGTGCGCGACCGTCGCACCATCACGATCAAGGTGCCCGCGGGCGTCGACACCGGCACCCGCATCCAGCTCACCGGCGAGGGCGAGGTCGGCCCCGGCGGCGGCCCGGCCGGCGACCTCTACATCGAGGTCCGGGTGCGCAAGCACGCGACCTTCCAGCGACAGGGCGATGACCTGCATTGCTCGGTCGAGCTGCCGATGACCGCGGCGGCGCTGGGCACCGAGCTGCCCCTGGAGACCTTCGACGGAGTCCGCGAGGTGGGCATCCGCGTGGGCACCCAGCCCGGCGACGTCATCACGCTGAAGGGGCTCGGCGTCACCCGGTTGCGCTCGGGGGTGCGCGGTGACCTGCTCGTGCACGCCAACGTGCGGACGCCGACCCGCCTGGACACCCAGCAGGAGGAATTGCTGCGGCTGCTGGCCAAGGAGCGTGGCGAGGAGTCGCCCGAGGCCAACTTCCAGCCGGTCGGCCAGGGCCTGCTGGGCAAGCTGCGCGACGCGTTCAAGCAGAAGTGACGCCGTGACCGCGCCGATGTTCTACGCCGAGCCCGGGTCGCTGGCACAGGCGAGCGCGGGCGCGGTCATCACGCTCACGGGACCGGAGGGTCGCCACGCCGTGCGGGTTCGCCGGATGGCGCCGGGTGAGCCGGTGCAGCTGTCCGACGGGTCCGGAGTGGTCGCCGTAGGTCGGGTCGACGCGGCCGAGGACGACATGCTGGCGGTCCTCATCGACGCGCTGGAGCGGCCCGATTCCCGCGGACCCCGGTTCGTGCTGGTGCAGGCGCTGGCCAAGGGCGGCCGGGACGAGCTGGCGATCGAGGCGGCCACCGAGCTGGGAGTCGACGCGGTCGTGCCGTGGGCCGCCGAACGCTGCGTCGTGCAGTGGCGGGGGGACCGCGCCGTCCGCTCGCACCGCAAGTGGGAGAGCGTGGTGTCGGCCGCCGCGAAACAGGCGCGTCGGGCCACGCTTCCGGTGGTCGAGCCGCTGGCTACCAGCGCTCAGCTGGCAGATCGCCTGGCCGGTGCGCGGGTGGTGTTGCTCCACGAGGAGGCGACGAGCGCCATCGGCGCGCTGGACCTCGACGGTCTGGGCGACGGCGACCGGGTCGCGCTGGTGGTGGGCCCGGAGGGCGGGGTGAGCGACCAGGAGCGGGCGAGCCTCGTCGCGGCCGGCGCCGACGTCGTACGCCTCGGTCCGTCCGTCCTGCGCAGCTCGACAGCGGGTCCTGCCGCGCTCGCGGTGCTGTCCGCGTGGTTGCGCTGGTGAGCAATTCGGGTCGATCCAGGCCGGATCACGCCCGTAGAATGGCCACACGATGACAGAACAGGACCGCCCCGCCGAGCAGATCGGTCAGCCCGTGACGGCCGGCCACACCGTGCAGATCCCGCCCGACGTGGCCATGGTCACCCTCCTCGGCCCGCGGGACGAGTTGCTGCGCACCATCGAGCGCTCCTTTCCCAACCTGCTGATCCACGTCCGCGGCAACGAGTTCCACCTCGAGGGACTCCCGGCCGACATGGCGCTGGTCGAGGAGCTGATCGACGAGCTGCTCGTCGTCATCGACAACGGTCAGCCGCTCAACCGGGACGCCGTGGAGCGCTCGATCGGAATGCTGCGCTCCAACGCCAACGAACGGCCCGCCGACGTGCTGACGATGAACATCGTGAGCAACCGCGGCCGCACCATCCGGCCCAAGACCCTGGGGCAGAAGCAGTACGTCGACGCCATCGACACCAACACCATCGTCTTCGGCATTGGACCCGCCGGCACCGGCAAGACCTACCTGGCGATGGCCAAGGCGGTCGCGGCGCTGCAGGCCAAGGAGGTCAACCGGATCATCCTGACCCGGCCCGCGGTCGAGGCCGGTGAGCGGCTCGGCTTCCTGCCCGGCACGCTCACCGACAAGATCGACCCCTACCTGCGCCCGCTCTACGACGCGCTGCACGACATGGTCGACCCCGACTCGATGGCCCGCCTGATGGCATCCGGCACCATCGAGGTGGCGCCGCTGGCCTACATGCGCGGACGCACCCTCAACGACGCGTTCATCATCCTGGACGAGGCGCAGAACACCTCTGCCGAGCAGATGAAGATGTTCCTCACCCGGCTCGGTTTCGGCTCCAAGATGGTCGTCACCGGCGACGTCACCCAGGTCGACCTGCCCGGCGGCACGAGCTCCGGTCTGCGGGTCGTGCAGGGCATCCTCGACGGGGTCGACGACGTGCACTTCTCCTACCTGAGCGCGCACGACGTCGTGCGCCACCGGCTGGTCAGCGCGATCGTGCAGGCCTACGACGAGCACGACGCCCATCCCGGCGGGATCCGACGATCGCCCGGTGGGTCCAAGGGCCGTCCGTGAGCATCGACCTGCTCAACGAGACCGAGAGCGACATCGATCTCGATGAGCTGCACGCCTGCGCGACGTACGTGATGGGGGAGCTCGGCGTGCATCCGCAGGCCGATCTGTGCGTGCGGGTCGTCGACGAGCAGGCCATGGAAGTGCTGCACGTGCAGTGGATGGACCTCCCAGGGCCGACCGACGTGATGAGCTTCCCGATGGATGAGTTGCGGCCGAATCGGAGCGGGGACGAACCCGTCGAGGGCGTGCTTGGCGA
Coding sequences within:
- a CDS encoding NUDIX hydrolase; translation: MSSSGRPAVGFRAELVAVVASVGEDGPAVLASGDPLQLPAGELRADHDSLQEGVRVFAAEQTGHTLGYVEQLYTFADLGRGDGTGRVISISYLGLTRADTTAAEWAGAYTLLPWEDRRSVGTDQALVDDLARWVRGVRGAAREAREERREHLFGTGSMPWRPELALQRYELLWEAGIVAESPRAKQVRAQSGVAMLHDHRRIVATGLSRLRSALQYRPVVFELMPPTFTLGQLQDVVEAIAGQDVHKQNFRRLVEQQHQLVEPTGDLSHGTGGRPARRYRFRREVFAERAQVGTKLPIPRGR
- a CDS encoding DUF3097 family protein produces the protein MTPDRYGADVLSGDWRAPRRGRSVSLPAEVGVVVEDVETGWCGAITRVEKAGGMHVVHLEDRRGRSKAFPLGPGFLLDGRPVELVAVKDTTAIDAARKATTRTASGSRAVAGVTARVAAGSRIFVEGRHDAELVEKVWGDDLRIEGVVVDLLEGVDDLTSVIRDFKPTARRRMGVLVDHLVPGTKEARIVAGAMASPYAGEHVLVVGHPYIDVWQSVRPERLGWQQWPVIPRGRSWKHGILAELGWPHESQADVARGWKQILATVRTYADLQPELLGRVEELIDFVTVPSP
- the ybeY gene encoding rRNA maturation RNase YbeY gives rise to the protein MSIDLLNETESDIDLDELHACATYVMGELGVHPQADLCVRVVDEQAMEVLHVQWMDLPGPTDVMSFPMDELRPNRSGDEPVEGVLGDLVLCPTVAAKQAAEAGHTTEEELLLLTVHGLLHLLGYDHAEPDERREMFELQRVLLLTFLASRDRPAASISPPSGE
- the dnaJ gene encoding molecular chaperone DnaJ; the protein is MNDYYSVLGVSRDASPEEIKRAYRRLARKLHPDVNPGDEASEEFKAVSQAYDVLSDPAKKSSYDMGQDPYGGQGAAGFGQGFSFSDIMDAFFGGTAAGGGGPRSRAQRGQDALIPVDVDLRTAVFGSEEDITFDTAAVCHTCEGSGARAGTGKRTCDVCHGAGQVQQVQRSFLGQVMTTRPCAACRGFGEVITDPCFECSGEGRVRDRRTITIKVPAGVDTGTRIQLTGEGEVGPGGGPAGDLYIEVRVRKHATFQRQGDDLHCSVELPMTAAALGTELPLETFDGVREVGIRVGTQPGDVITLKGLGVTRLRSGVRGDLLVHANVRTPTRLDTQQEELLRLLAKERGEESPEANFQPVGQGLLGKLRDAFKQK
- the nadC gene encoding carboxylating nicotinate-nucleotide diphosphorylase; translation: MSTDLALVELIRRALQEDLGGVGDITTQATVPVDAVGTAYVVARQRGLLSGSRCVDTAFDLVDPQLQVEWSAKDGAEVAPGQVVATVRGSACSILTGERVGLNLLSHLSGIATRTAGLVRLLDGTGARIADTRKTTPGLRALQKQAVRDGGGINHRFGLFDAILVKDNHIGLGGGLTQVLRRLAEHAGHLTRVEIEVDDLDQLRQVLAFDAARLRSGRAPVVHAVLLDNMGPDLIAEGAALIRDHPAPVTVEVSGGVTEESVRALAQAGADVISVGALTHSVTELDFGLDLHES
- a CDS encoding L-aspartate oxidase — protein: MGTSTDSTPVVVGSGLAGLTVARALAPERCILVTPDDLTAGAASMWAQGGIAAAIGEDDSPELHAVDTRRAGADLGDAGTIARITAAAPDVVRRLHALGVPFDLAADQALDLALEGGHSRRRIAHAGDRSGAAITRTVAGHVATLDSVEIHTGLHARRLLTDSAGKIAGLVLRSASGAEVTIDTDRIVLATGGLGGLFAHTTNPRTALGQGIAMASRVGARTDDLHFVQFHPTALDVGLDPMPLLTEALRGAGAALLADGSRFVDELQPRDVVAAAVWAQAQSGRRVVLDARDVPDVLTRFPAVADLVSAAGLDLASDLLPVAPAVHYAMGGVTVDARSRTSVPGLWAVGEVARTGLHGGNRLASNSLLEAVVSGEAAAADLIGDTWRAGGDVPAADRESLRAAGEAPGPALDEVRQVLESSCGVLRTAHDLREAVDRLDAWTQDDAAYVGWLIARSALADPRSVGAHRRVDTTAAGSAA
- a CDS encoding 16S rRNA (uracil(1498)-N(3))-methyltransferase, which gives rise to MTAPMFYAEPGSLAQASAGAVITLTGPEGRHAVRVRRMAPGEPVQLSDGSGVVAVGRVDAAEDDMLAVLIDALERPDSRGPRFVLVQALAKGGRDELAIEAATELGVDAVVPWAAERCVVQWRGDRAVRSHRKWESVVSAAAKQARRATLPVVEPLATSAQLADRLAGARVVLLHEEATSAIGALDLDGLGDGDRVALVVGPEGGVSDQERASLVAAGADVVRLGPSVLRSSTAGPAALAVLSAWLRW
- a CDS encoding PhoH family protein produces the protein MTEQDRPAEQIGQPVTAGHTVQIPPDVAMVTLLGPRDELLRTIERSFPNLLIHVRGNEFHLEGLPADMALVEELIDELLVVIDNGQPLNRDAVERSIGMLRSNANERPADVLTMNIVSNRGRTIRPKTLGQKQYVDAIDTNTIVFGIGPAGTGKTYLAMAKAVAALQAKEVNRIILTRPAVEAGERLGFLPGTLTDKIDPYLRPLYDALHDMVDPDSMARLMASGTIEVAPLAYMRGRTLNDAFIILDEAQNTSAEQMKMFLTRLGFGSKMVVTGDVTQVDLPGGTSSGLRVVQGILDGVDDVHFSYLSAHDVVRHRLVSAIVQAYDEHDAHPGGIRRSPGGSKGRP
- the nadA gene encoding quinolinate synthase NadA, with protein sequence MTAKGTEMTTATYEKVRHVIPEVEWATFEPDIEAIERLKVEHDAVILAHNYMTPEIYHGVADIVGDSLALAREAQHVRAGTIVLAGVHFMAETAKLLNPAKRVLLPDLRSGCSLAESITPEQVRALRAEHPGVPVVTYVNTSAAIKAESDICCTSGNAVRVIESLGVDKVIMIPDQYLARNIAARTGVEVITHPGACEVHERFTPLDIAEIRQGNEDVVVLAHPECPPDVVQAADYAGSTADMQAYVEQHRPAKVALITECSMSDNVAAGHPDIDFVRPCNLCPHMKRNTLGAIRASLEHGRHEITVEPSLADAARLSIERMLAVS
- the hrcA gene encoding heat-inducible transcriptional repressor HrcA, coding for MSEERRQHVLRAIVQDYVATSEPVGSKALLDRHRLGVSAATVRNDMAVLEEEGLITAPHTSAGRVPTDAGYRAFVDRLNEIKPMSRAERAAVQTFLAQAVDLDDVVDRTVRLMSSLTNQVAVMQYPSLNPATIRHTELVSLDGDRLMAVVILSNGRVEQRIVQVDVDLVTEARQQLLRTLRDRVNEAVAGATWSEGIRLLPAVIDRIAPEHRETAGLVIAVLADALAQQREERVALAGTAHLARSVSDFPMTIGPVLEALEEHVVLLRLLGQMSQTSSASGDSVAVRIGAENTVDGLRGASVVSSTYGADSTAGLGVLGPTRMDYPSTMAAVRAVARYVSEILDQR